From Neodiprion pinetum isolate iyNeoPine1 chromosome 7, iyNeoPine1.2, whole genome shotgun sequence, a single genomic window includes:
- the LOC124223336 gene encoding uncharacterized protein — protein MSMKTAMKRNNTKRKRRTICFVPGCLSNSDNSPNKVFIAAPRNSAIRKKWAESVGLTRGLTGDRAVFNPGSWMHCCEDHFNLPEDAEHWDNYTVMGGPIRVKHGVVPHLNIQSREDETLVKSEPQDTFSSLRLSPKPSTPLEDHLVKSSTSGESFSCSANLLTVDDETNDYKLLVSDAISYYTSCDNSTQCNLLKTPRYVSKGCNTDSTLTINSSLGIKTTDIPYNLRSKQIAQVLMDDDAHEEALDEASSDEEDYLSQESSYSTESEDDFHEDENSSLEQRPSEVCAQRDGSVSENSENSTGDWPLTTLQGRNGYKWSTKILTRCSDRHLPSESKFVPGPVGPAAGLSTIEDFWSVLFTDEIFKIIVDNTNDKIENVCTGMISQGQTMQSYHHHTDMEEMKAYVALFYYSGAWKCSNVDIHELWSASNGLTFYRCVMPRMRFTFLSMCIRFDKKETRDEADKFAPIREVWNIFIRNCQICYNIHYKTTVGEQLLSFRGRCLFRRHMKAKPDKCGLQLKILNDATTAYLYHAIPYLGKVTLDGKLANESIPEYYLRAVTEPIHGSGHTITCDNWFTTIPMLDRFCDEPYNLTVTGTIHQHKREIPADFRVASQTVPHTKFCFSPKITLLSHTPEKNKIILLASTYSKSTEIIDGKPQIILHYNKTKGQTDCFDQLCHAYTVTKRTNRWPVRIFYGILDQAMVNSRILLKCLLVNTGSSEKVRAIDCMRRLALHLATPHLRARLENLSVRRNIRSGIAGILNIQKLSVDEERPYFSVRVRCGLCQRGSDRKSREKCPSCLRSMCNRHRAYICVECAPIEQK, from the exons atgagtatgAAAACAgcgatgaaaagaaataatactAAAAGGAAGAGACGTACAATATGCTTCGTGCCTGGCTGTCTTTCAAATAGTGATAACTCGCCGAACAAAGTATTTATTGCTGCACCAAGAAACTCTGCAATTCGTAAGAAATGGGCAGAAAGCGTGGGTCTAACCCGCGGTCTAACCGGAGATCGTGCTGTCTTCAATCCAGGTTCGTGGATGCATTGCTGCGAAGATCACTTCAAT TTGCCAGAAGACGCGGAACATTGGGATAACTATACAGTAATGGGAGGACCTATCAGAGTAAAACATGGAGTTGTTCCCCATCTTAATATTCAATCAAGAGAAGATGAAACATTGGTAAAATCAGAGCCACAAGACACATTCAGCTCTTTGAGGTTATCGCCAAAGCCATCAACACCTTTAGAGGATCATTTAGTCAAGTCCTCAACCTCGGGAGAGTCATTTAGTTGTTCAGCAAATCTACTTACAGTTGATGATGAAACTAATGATTACAAACTTTTAGTTTCTGATGCAATAAGTTATTATACTAGCTGCGATAACAGTACTCAATGTAATTTGCTCAAGACACCTCGTTATGTGAGCAAAGGCTGTAACACTGACTCAACTTTAACCATAAATTCTTCACTTGGAATAAAAACGACCGAT ATACCTTATAATCTCCGGAGTAAACAAATCGCTCAAGTCTTGATGGACGATGATGCGCATGAAGAGGCTTTGGACGAGGCATCTTCAGATGAAGAAGATTATTTGTCCCAAGAGAGTTCTTATTCTACAGAAAGCGAGGATGACTTCCACGAAGATGAAAATAGCAGTTTAGAGCAGCGTCCTTCAGAGGTTTGCGCGCAAAGAGATGGGAGCGTTAGCGAAAACTCTGAAAACTCAACTGGCGACTGGCCATTAACGACACTTCAAGGCAGGAACGGGTACAAATGGAGTACGAAAATTCTAACAAGATGCTCAG atCGTCATTTGCCATCAGAATCAAAGTTTGTTCCTGGCCCCGTTGGTCCTGCTGCAGGCTTATCAACAATTGAAGATTTTTGGAGTGTATTATTTACTGATgaaatcttcaaaattatAGTGGATAATACGAACGACAAGATTGAAAATGTTTGCACTGGGATGATATCGCAAGGTCAAACAATGCAGTCGTATCACCATCACACAGACATGGAAGAAATGAAGGCTTACGTTGCTTTATTTTACTATTCTGGAGCATGGAAGTGTTCGAATGTAGATATTCACGAGTTGTGGAGTGCATCAAACGGATTAACGTTTTATCGGTGCGTAATGCCACGAATGAGGTTTACTTTTCTTAGTATGTGTATTCGATTTGATAAGAAAGAAACAAGAGATGAAGCTGATAAATTCGCGCCAATAAGAGaagtttggaatatttttattcgaaattgtCAAATCTGTTACAATATTCATTATAAAACAACTGTTGGTGAGCAATTACTCAGTTTCCGTGGACGATGTTTATTTCGTAGGCACATGAAAGCAAAGCCGGATAAATGCGGGttacaattgaaaattttgaatgatgCTACAACCGCGTACTTGTACCACGCTATTCCTTATTTAGGAAAAGTAACTTTAGATGGAAAATTAGCAAATGAAAGTATACCAGAATATTATTTAAGAGCAGTAACCGAACCGATTCATGGGTCAGGTCATACGATAACTTGTGATAATTGGTTTACAACCATTCCGATGCTTGACCGTTTTTGTGACGAACCTTATAATCTAACGGTAACGGGAACAATTCACCAACATAAAAGGGAAATTCCAGCTGATTTCAGAGTTGCATCGCAAACAGTGCCCCACAcaaagttttgtttttctccaaAAATAACTTTGCTTTCTCACACaccagaaaaaaataaaattatacttttaGCTTCAACATACTCTAAATCTACTGAAATAATTGACGGAAAGCCtcaaataatattacattataataAAACTAAGGGACAAACTGATTGTTTTGACCAATTATGTCATGCTTACACTGTTACTAAAAGAACAAATCGCTGGCCTGTACGTATTTTTTATGGGATTCTTGACCAGGCTATGGTTAATTCTAggattttattgaaatgtcTTTTAGTGAATACAGGTTCCAGTGAAAAAGTAAGAGCGATAGATTGCATGAGGAGATTAGCTCTTCATTTAGCAACTCCACATTTGCGAGCTCGCTTAGAAAATCTTAGTGTCCGCCGTAATATCCGAAGTGGTATTGCGGGAATACTAAATATACAGAAACTTTCTGTTGATGAAGAAAGACCGTATTTTTCTGTTCGAGTAAG